A window of Glycine soja cultivar W05 chromosome 2, ASM419377v2, whole genome shotgun sequence genomic DNA:
CTCTTCCTGATTGTGTTCTATTTTGATAGTCTGCAGgcttttttctttataagttTCTATTTTCCCTAAATATCTTTGTCCAATTAAGGTTATGGAATAATTCAATCAACCATCAAATCATAACTATAGTTGAATAACTAAGATGATTGATAAAGGCTCCTCTAAGTCTAAAGTGGGTCTGTCTTTTAAAATAAGCAAGGATGCATCCAGCTATATATTAAGATCAGAAGCAACTTAGATCTAAGTATGGGTGGATTCACCATTACTCTCTCAATTTACAAACAAACTCACTTAAAGTAGACTTTTACATGATAACTGGATCCCCaagcatatttttttcttgaagctaGTGCATACCCCATcacaaaagcataaaataacTATAGCCGAAAAGTGAACCTATACAAGCGAACCAATCAACATATAGTGCATGAAATAGCAATTAAAGTTACTTACCAATTATATTAACCTCAAAATTGGAGAGATCAAGATGCATCTCCTGGTCCTGTGTTGTGGCAACAGATGAAGCTTTGAACAATGCACTAGGAGTATAATTAAGCTGGTAATTTACAAGTATTGGGCCAAATATGTTGAACTTTTGAGCACTACTACAAGCAACCTCTGCATCAACACACTTTTTAAAAACCACTCTTGCTCGGCTGCTTACTGTATCAACTTCTGTCTCTGCTTCCTTTAGAGGTCCAAAACGCCTAAACATTTTATTAAGGTTTGTTTCTGAGGGAACAGAACCCAACTCAGCAAAGTTCATAACAAGTTCAGCAGGGGCATTCTCATCTATATAACCAGGAGGTTTTGCAGGAGCCTCAATGTGATTGTTGTTAGAATACTGTTTCCTGGAATATGGCCTACGACTAACTTGAACAGGCTTCCCTGGCTCAGTAGGAACAAGTTGATGGTCTTTTTTCCGGTTTCTCCGTGCTGGTTGTGGTGGTTGACACGGTTGCGCTGGTTGTGCTTCACTACCATTGTCAATGACCCTGTCTGTCCAATATGTGTCACTCATatcctcaaattcaaatgtTTCGGGCAATCCAGCCGTGAGCGGTTTCTTCCTTTTAGTACCaactttttctttacaaaatatatcttttacaGAATCATCAGCCACAACTATCGAATTCCTGAAATCATAGAAGAAGCTTACAATAGGATTCAGGAAGCTGTAATCTCCAAGGGGTTCTTGAGCCACCAAACGAAGTGAAGATAGCAAATCGTCCAGAGATGAATACTCTGTTGGGGCAACCATATTTGACCTCTGAGCCTCCTCAAAAGAAAAATCAGGTCCAttcccagaaaaaccatcagCGCTTCCATCGGTCTTCTGAGACCGATCACCAGAACTCTTCACCATAGAGGGTGAACCAGTAAGTTTACTAGCAACCCTACGAATACGGTCCCCAATTAAAAATGACGACTTTGTGGTATTAGAAACTTTTGCGACCGAAATTGTTTTTCTTCCATCTGGCTTCCCAAAGTCATCAGCATAGTGATCTACAGTCCTCTTTTTCTTGGAACGGCCAGGTGAAACCAGATTATCAGTTACCTTCTCATCAGACCAATAATCACCATCAGGAGAGTCTAGAGTCCCACCCATTAGTTCTGACAagcttctttccttcttttcatgCATAATATCCTTCAGATTATGTTTCCGTTTACGACGAGAGCTGCTTTGGTTTTTTAAATTTGCAGAACCAGCTGGACCATCATTCTTGCTTACAGGAGCGGCATGATTATTCTCATCATGATGAACTAAGGAGTCCATGTCATCGTCAAAGCCTCCACAATATTGTAATTCTGGCAAGCAAGAGTAACCTTTAAAGCGATGGAATGCAAGCAGTTGAGCCTTAGCAATCCCAAGCTCCAAACGATCAAACCCACCAGTTGGCAATGCAGATAGTGTTTTCAAGTATTCTACAAGATTACTAGGTGAAAAGGAGTTGGCATTTAGAGATTCATCCGCCCCATGTCTGACACTTAATTCTGGTCGAATCCCAGTGTTTTCTACATTCTGGAATTTAATTGAGTCATAGGTATCTTTAGGTATACAAGAACATGCCAGCCCATATTCTGCTCGTCTTGTGACTTCATCCACAGCACAATCTACAGCATTCTGAAATGATTCTGAAGTGCTCTGCTTTTCAATAGAGGAGAAATGTGTCCTAAAAGGTTTTAGCTGGGATTCTTCATTCCATGCAAATGTTCTATCCCCAAAATATGCTACCAAATGACAGTCTTTTTTATAATGCTTCATTGCCTTCTCAGATGAATCTGAGGGATCAAATATCTGTCCAGGCCACCATGGGTGGCTTCTCACCTTTCCCCAAACCATATCAGACACAGAAAACTCACCTTCCTTTTCTATTGGTAGCAAATATCTTGCATGATGAAATGATTC
This region includes:
- the LOC114384768 gene encoding uncharacterized protein LOC114384768, with amino-acid sequence MEEQEKGLCGASETTVTHEEKVRIETLEGSVDCGGEVLMEGSFTEDLVGEGGTCNGKDVMVEVLGSDVYIDGVCTHENGAELSGEVGGGGSVECGEDLGKDFRSGGVGCGDSHGVESEEGRSENVAMKLDSVVLGREDRDEAVVGSGEVGAASFQGESLLDNRAHKEVWIEVSNVEDLMVADVGVECTNAPDAETTDHKVNNAVGFPLGGENVQVSSDTGQGVDKDSTIEEELNKNVFDAEKCDLRKGVEVEAEGQPEAESTKTTNHTSDIEGEDTQIADQDNLALMDAGQEEVHDESNIRQNVEVHTGISEQLGSNGGQEVEEFIKAEQRKLEGRVTRRTSLMKSMSSESFHHARYLLPIEKEGEFSVSDMVWGKVRSHPWWPGQIFDPSDSSEKAMKHYKKDCHLVAYFGDRTFAWNEESQLKPFRTHFSSIEKQSTSESFQNAVDCAVDEVTRRAEYGLACSCIPKDTYDSIKFQNVENTGIRPELSVRHGADESLNANSFSPSNLVEYLKTLSALPTGGFDRLELGIAKAQLLAFHRFKGYSCLPELQYCGGFDDDMDSLVHHDENNHAAPVSKNDGPAGSANLKNQSSSRRKRKHNLKDIMHEKKERSLSELMGGTLDSPDGDYWSDEKVTDNLVSPGRSKKKRTVDHYADDFGKPDGRKTISVAKVSNTTKSSFLIGDRIRRVASKLTGSPSMVKSSGDRSQKTDGSADGFSGNGPDFSFEEAQRSNMVAPTEYSSLDDLLSSLRLVAQEPLGDYSFLNPIVSFFYDFRNSIVVADDSVKDIFCKEKVGTKRKKPLTAGLPETFEFEDMSDTYWTDRVIDNGSEAQPAQPCQPPQPARRNRKKDHQLVPTEPGKPVQVSRRPYSRKQYSNNNHIEAPAKPPGYIDENAPAELVMNFAELGSVPSETNLNKMFRRFGPLKEAETEVDTVSSRARVVFKKCVDAEVACSSAQKFNIFGPILVNYQLNYTPSALFKASSVATTQDQEMHLDLSNFEVNIIGSVDDDVAAKFG